Proteins from a genomic interval of Candidatus Anaeroferrophillus wilburensis:
- a CDS encoding aminotransferase class IV, giving the protein MDLAYINGEFIPLEKATVSINDRGYTFADGIYEVICTRNGSPFLLPEHFQRLERSARGINLPLPASYQKWPAIIGEGIKKTGYAESMVYIQVTRGIMPRRHHYPEPLVPQLVMTFRQRPQYDEEMFLTGQAAITVEEIRWSRCYLKTIALLPNILMKQKAQEQGCYEAFFISDAQEVHEATAANIFLVKDTVIYTPELNNYILPGISRKYIIDRAREAGLTVVCKVCFWEELMNADEVFVTSTTVDAMPIVTIDQQQIGNGMPGPVTRTIRGLFPA; this is encoded by the coding sequence ATGGACCTGGCCTATATCAACGGAGAATTCATTCCCCTGGAAAAAGCGACGGTCTCCATTAACGATCGTGGATATACCTTTGCCGATGGCATTTATGAAGTGATCTGCACCCGCAACGGCAGTCCCTTTCTGCTGCCGGAGCATTTCCAGCGGCTGGAACGCAGCGCCAGGGGCATCAATCTGCCGCTGCCGGCATCCTATCAAAAGTGGCCGGCAATCATCGGTGAAGGAATCAAAAAAACCGGTTATGCCGAGTCAATGGTCTATATCCAGGTCACTCGTGGCATCATGCCGCGCCGGCACCACTATCCCGAACCGCTGGTCCCCCAACTGGTGATGACCTTCAGGCAGCGGCCCCAGTATGACGAAGAGATGTTTTTGACTGGTCAGGCTGCCATAACTGTGGAGGAAATTCGCTGGAGCCGCTGCTACCTGAAAACCATTGCCCTGCTGCCGAACATTCTGATGAAACAGAAGGCGCAGGAGCAGGGATGTTACGAAGCATTTTTTATTTCTGACGCCCAGGAGGTTCATGAAGCAACAGCGGCCAATATTTTTCTGGTCAAGGATACGGTTATTTACACGCCGGAGCTGAACAATTACATCCTCCCCGGCATCTCCCGGAAATATATCATTGACCGGGCCCGGGAAGCCGGTTTGACCGTGGTCTGCAAAGTCTGCTTCTGGGAGGAGCTCATGAACGCCGATGAGGTTTTTGTCACCAGCACCACCGTCGATGCCATGCCCATTGTCACCATCGACCAGCAGCAGATCGGCAACGGTATGCCCGGCCCTGTAACCCGAACAATCCGAGGTTTGTTTCCTGCATGA